A stretch of Gallus gallus isolate bGalGal1 chromosome 2, bGalGal1.mat.broiler.GRCg7b, whole genome shotgun sequence DNA encodes these proteins:
- the SLC22A13 gene encoding solute carrier family 22 member 13 yields the protein MLCSSLAIEVVTMVEFGELISAVGEFCLYQKLLVLLLSLPLLLNPFQMVGQVFMVVDVPHYCNTDWIRAVGPNLTEEEQLNLTVPRDADGEYEQCSMYSPVDWDLDSIMAYGLNATEKCSSGWVYPTAQQPSLLTEFDLVCDRKDLSDISQSVYMVGLLVGAIIFGPLSDRIGRRPVLLISILGQSLFGLVIAFLPNFIVYMVFRCIMATAMSGILITTLPLATEWVGVSYRPQAVLITHCFLAAGQLVLAGLSYGIRNWRLLQIAGSAPMFALFFYYWVLPESARWLVTKGKIEEAKKYLKKAASINKRTIPPELLDQLKCETQTKSGSILDLLRKKHLLKVTLIMSCAWFMDSLVYYGLSLNVTGFGLDIYLTQLAFGVVEIPGRICCIYLLQWFGRKKVQAVLLLLAGLMCLIIVGIPEDQAVAITVLAVIGKFAASASFSTSYVYAAELFPTIIRQSGVGLCSMAARVAGIVAPLIRLLEQYHHAIPMAVYGGATVLGGLLCFLLPETRGVELPDGTETDNPQKRSKLQALSKTDSKEKEINTEKDI from the exons ATGCTTTGCAGTAGCCTGGCCATAGAGGTAGTCACCATGGTCGAGTTTGGGGAGTTGATAAGTGCTGTGGGGGAGTTTTGCCTCTATCAGAAACTGCTGGTGCTGTTGCTCTCCCTCCCACTACTTCTTAATCCTTTCCAAATGGTTGGCCAAGTGTTCATGGTTGTGGACGTGCCTCACTACTGCAACACGGACTGGATCCGTGCTGTCGGCCCCAACCTGACTGAGGAAGAGCAGCTGAACCTCACCGTGCCCCGGGACGCAGATGGGGAGTACGAGCAGTGCTCCATGTACTCACCCGTGGACTGGGACCTCGACTCCATCATGGCATATGGCCTGAATGCCACGGAGAAGTGCAGCAGTGGCTGGGTGtaccccacagcacagcagccatcCCTGCTCACCGAG TTTGACCTTGTGTGCGACAGGAAGGACCTGAGTGACATCTCCCAGTCTGTCTACATGGTGGGGCTTCTCGTAGGAGCTATAATCTTTGGACCACTCAGTGACAG gaTCGGCCGCCGGCCAGTCCTTCTGATCTCCATTCTTGGCCAGAGTTTGTTTGGTTTAGTAATTGCCTTTTTGCCCAATTTCATTGTATACATGGTCTTCAGATGTATCATGGCAACGGCTATGTCAGGAATTCTGATTACTACCTTGCCCTTAG CTACAGAATGGGTTGGTGTCTCCTATCGACCACAGGCAGTGCTTATAACTCACTGCTTTTTAGCTGCTGGACAACTGGTCTTGGCTGGCTTGAGTTACGGTATTCGTAACTGGAGGTTGCTCCAGATAGCAGGATCTGCTCCTATGTTTGCCCTTTTCTTCTACTACTG GGTGCTACCAGAGTCAGCTCGCTGGCTGGTGACAAAAGGCAAAATAGAAGAAGCTAAGAAGTATCTTAAGAAGGCAGCATCCATCAACAAACGCACCATTCCTCCAGAACTGCTTGACCAG CTGAAGTGTGAGACCCAGACCAAGTCTGGAAGTATTCTGGATCTCCTTCGGAAGAAGCACCTCCTGAAGGTGACTTTAATCATGTCGTGTGCCTG GTTTATGGATAGTCTAGTCTACTACGGTTTGAGCCTTAATGTGACAGGCTTTGGTCTCGACATCTACCTGACACAACTTGCTTTTGGGGTAGTGGAGATACCAGGTCGTATTTGCTGCATTTACCTGCTACAGTggtttgggaggaaaaaagtcCAAGCTGTTCTCCTACTGCTGGCTGGCTTGATGTGTCTCATCATTGTTGGCATCCCTGAAG ACCAGGCTGTGGCAATCACCGTCCTGGCAGTCATCGGCAAGTTTGCCGCAAGTGCCTCCTTCTCCACCTCCTATGTCTACGCTGCAGAGCTCTTCCCCACCATCATCAG GCAGAGCGGCGTGGGGCTGTGCTCAATGGCAGCGCGGGTGGCGGGGATTGTCGCCCCGTTGATCCGCCTCCTGGAGCAGTACCACCATGCCATCCCCATGGCTGTCTACGGTGGTGCCACTGTGCTAGgggggctgctctgcttcctgctgcccGAGACCCGTGGGGTTGAACTGCCAGATGGCACGGAGACAGATAACCCCCAAAAGAG AAGCAAATTGCAGGCCCTGTCCAAGAcagacagcaaagagaaagaaataaacacagagaaagatATCTAA
- the SLC22A13L gene encoding solute carrier family 22 member 13-like codes for MSGIGENLKAAGEFGPFQRRLVLFSLPPCLILAFHQFCQLFMVVDVPHYCNTDWIRAVGPNLTEEEQLNLTVPRDADGEYEQCSMYSPVDWDLDSIMAYGLNATEKCSSGWVYPTALQPSLLTEFDLVCDRKNLNDVSQSIYMLGMFLGAMIFGLLSDRFGRRPVLLISILLEGLFGVGIALVPHFYVYLAFRCVVGASVSGIMMTLLALATEWVGVSYRPQAVLLSHCCFAAGQMILAGLSYGIPNWRLLQIVGSAPIFILFLFIWVLPESARWLVTKGKIEEAKKYLKKAASINKRTIPPELLDQLKCETQTKSGSILDLLRKKHLLKVTLIMSCAWFVNSLVYYGLSLNVTNFGLDIYLTQLAFGAVEIPGRVGCILMLQWFGRKKSQGGFLLLSGLVCLIITVIPEDQPVVITVLATIGKFTASASFSSAYVYTAELFPTIIRQSGVGLCSMVARVAGIIAPLILLLEQHHRAIPMAIYGGTTVLGGLLCFLLPETRGVELADGTEGGQPTAVVHENDSSSSETGHVKVKDGGQVNENTKNTYF; via the exons ATGTCGGGCATTGGGGAAAATTTGAAAGCAGCTGGTGAATTTGGGCCCTTCCAGAGACGGCTGGTGTTGTTCTCCTTGCCTCCATGCCTCATCCTGGCCTTCCACCAGTTCTGCCAGCTTTTTATGGTTGTGGACGTGCCTCATTACTGCAACACGGACTGGATCCGTGCTGTCGGCCCCAACCTGACTGAGGAAGAGCAGCTGAACCTCACCGTGCCCCGGGACGCGGATGGGGAGTACGAGCAGTGCTCCATGTACTCACCCGTGGACTGGGACCTCGACTCCATCATGGCATATGGCCTGAATGCCACGGAGAAGTGCAGCAGCGGCTGGGTgtaccccacagcactgcagccatcccTGCTCACCGAG TTTGATCTCGTGTGTGACAGGAAGAACCTTAATGACGTCTCACAGTCCATCTATATGCTGGGAATGTTCCTGGGAGCCATGATCTTTGGACTCCTCAGTGACAG GTTTGGCCGTCGGCCAGTTCTCTTGATCTCCATCCTCCTCGAGGGTTTGTTTGGTGTAGGAATTGCTCTTGTGCCTCATTTCTATGTATACTTGGCCTTCAGATGTGTCGTGGGGGCTTCAGTGTCAGGGATCATGATGACCTTACTGGCCCTAG CTACAGAATGGGTTGGTGTCTCCTATCGACCACAGGCAGTTCTtctttctcactgctgttttgctgctggaCAAATGATTTTGGCTGGCTTGAGTTATGGTATCCCGAACTGGAGGTTGCTGCAAATCGTAGGATCTGCTCCTATATttatccttttcctcttcatctg GGTGCTACCAGAGTCAGCTCGCTGGCTGGTGACAAAAGGCAAAATAGAAGAAGCTAAGAAGTATCTTAAGAAGGCAGCATCCATCAACAAACGCACCATTCCTCCAGAACTGCTTGACCAG CTGAAGTGTGAGACCCAGACCAAGTCTGGAAGTATTCTGGATCTCCTTCGGAAGAAGCACCTCCTGAAGGTGACTTTAATCATGTCGTGTGCCTG GTTTGTTAACAGCCTTGTATACTACGGTTTGAGTCTGAACGTGACTAATTTTGGTCTGGACATCTACCTGACACAGCTTGCATTTGGAGCAGTGGAAATCCCAGGCCGTGTTGGTTGTATCCTCATGCTACAGTGGTTTGGGAGGAAGAAATCCCAGGGTGGTTTCCTTCTGCTGAGTGGCCTTGTGTGTCTGATAATCACTGTCATCCCTGAAG ACCAGCCTGTGGTGATCACCGTCCTGGCCACCATTGGCAAGTTTACAGCCTCGGCCTCATTCTCATCCGCCTATGTCTATACTGCAGAACTCTTCCCCACCATCATCAG GCAGAgcggtgtggggctgtgctcgATGGTGGCGCGGGTGGCGGGGATCATCGCCCCACTGATCCTCCTTCTGGAGCAGCACCACCGGGCCATCCCCATGGCCATCTATGGTGGTACCActgtgctgggggggctgctctgcttcctgctccCTGAGACCCGTGGTGTTGAACTGGCGGATGGCACAGAGGGAGGCCAACCCACAGCAGTG GTCCATgaaaatgacagcagcagctctgaaacagGACATGTGAAAGTAAAAGATGGTGGCCAAGTCAATGAGAACACAAAGAACACTTACTTCTAG